From a region of the Gordonia sp. PP30 genome:
- a CDS encoding putative zinc-binding metallopeptidase, which yields MKRYSCRRCGAALFFENSICVTCGSAVAFSRAEREIVPVDDGSYVDADGLIWHVCENLGLSGCTWLAEVAGGQCFACDLTRTRPADDDETGIAQLVDAERAKRQLVAELDTLGFPLVGKRDDPLNGLAFDLLSSADEQVLIAHADGIVTIDLAESDDVHREKVRDQLDEPYRTMLGHLRHEVGHYYEWQLVELVGGGLLDRARTLFGDETSSYQDAVARHYDDGPPPGWEETFVSSYATMHPYEDFAETWAHYLHIQDAVETAVAYGLLPAREVRSRDSFRDLVSRDWIPLATALNMVNRSMGLHDLYPFVLSGPILDKLEFVAALRPV from the coding sequence GTGAAACGCTACTCATGCCGTCGCTGCGGCGCGGCGCTGTTCTTCGAGAACTCCATCTGCGTGACGTGTGGCTCGGCGGTCGCGTTCTCGCGCGCGGAACGCGAGATCGTGCCGGTCGACGACGGCTCCTACGTCGACGCGGACGGGCTGATCTGGCACGTCTGCGAGAATCTCGGACTGTCGGGCTGCACCTGGCTGGCGGAGGTCGCCGGTGGTCAGTGCTTCGCGTGCGATCTGACGCGGACGCGTCCGGCCGATGACGACGAGACCGGCATCGCGCAGCTCGTGGACGCCGAGCGCGCCAAGCGGCAACTGGTGGCCGAACTCGATACCCTCGGATTCCCGCTGGTCGGCAAGCGGGACGACCCGCTGAACGGACTCGCTTTCGACCTGCTGTCCAGTGCCGACGAGCAGGTGCTCATCGCCCACGCGGATGGAATCGTCACGATCGATCTCGCGGAGAGCGACGACGTGCACCGCGAGAAGGTGCGCGATCAGCTGGACGAGCCGTACCGGACGATGCTCGGGCACCTGCGGCACGAGGTCGGCCACTACTACGAATGGCAACTGGTGGAACTGGTCGGCGGCGGCCTGCTCGATCGGGCCAGGACGTTGTTCGGCGACGAGACGTCCTCGTATCAGGACGCGGTCGCGCGGCATTACGACGACGGACCTCCGCCGGGATGGGAGGAGACGTTCGTCTCGTCGTACGCGACGATGCATCCGTACGAGGACTTCGCCGAGACATGGGCGCACTATCTCCATATCCAGGATGCCGTGGAGACGGCCGTCGCGTACGGCCTGCTTCCGGCCCGGGAGGTGCGCAGCCGGGACTCCTTCCGGGATCTGGTGAGCCGGGACTGGATTCCGCTCGCGACGGCTCTCAACATGGTCAATCGCTCGATGGGTCTGCACGATCTCTACCCGTTCGTCCTGTCCGGGCCGATCCTGGACAAGCTGGAGTTCGTCGCGGCCCTGCGTCCGGTGTAG
- a CDS encoding flavodoxin family protein, giving the protein MSEPRRLLIVHHTPSPHCQEMLEAVIAGATDPDIRGVRVIRRAALTLSPVDVLEADGYLLGSPANLGYMSGALKHAFDVIYYPCLDATGGRPYGLFMHGNQGTEGAQRSVHSIAGGLGWVKSADDVVVSAKPTKDEVEACWNLGATVAACLMD; this is encoded by the coding sequence ATGTCCGAGCCTCGACGACTGCTGATCGTGCACCACACGCCGTCGCCGCACTGCCAGGAGATGCTGGAAGCGGTGATCGCGGGGGCCACCGACCCGGACATTCGGGGCGTGCGCGTGATCCGGCGCGCCGCTCTCACGCTGTCGCCGGTCGACGTGCTGGAGGCCGACGGCTATCTGCTCGGTTCGCCGGCGAACCTGGGCTACATGTCGGGTGCGCTCAAGCACGCGTTCGACGTCATCTACTACCCGTGCCTCGACGCCACCGGCGGGCGTCCGTACGGACTGTTCATGCACGGCAATCAGGGCACCGAGGGAGCTCAGCGGAGCGTCCACTCGATCGCCGGTGGACTCGGCTGGGTCAAGTCGGCCGACGACGTCGTCGTCTCCGCCAAGCCGACGAAAGACGAAGTCGAGGCCTGCTGGAATCTCGGCGCGACCGTCGCGGCGTGCCTGATGGACTGA
- the dapB gene encoding 4-hydroxy-tetrahydrodipicolinate reductase, with the protein MSSGAIRVGVLGSRGKVGQAIVAGVQAAEDTEFTVGVDTGDPLSSFVDSGTRVVVDFTHPDAVMDNLKFLIDNGIHAVVGTTGFTDERLSQVQAWIDDADNGVGVLIAPNFAIGAILSMYFAEKAAPYFDSVEIVELHHPYKADAPSGTAGRTAGLVAQARAKAGSAPMPDATSTGLEGARGADVDGVRVHSVRLAGLVAHQEVLLGTQGETLTIRHDSIDRTSFVPGVLLGVREIGTHPGLTVGLDRFMDL; encoded by the coding sequence ATGAGCAGCGGTGCGATCCGGGTCGGTGTGCTGGGCAGCAGGGGCAAGGTCGGGCAGGCGATCGTCGCCGGGGTGCAGGCCGCGGAGGACACCGAGTTCACCGTCGGCGTGGACACCGGCGATCCGCTGAGTTCGTTCGTCGACTCCGGCACCCGGGTGGTGGTCGACTTCACCCACCCCGATGCGGTGATGGACAACCTGAAGTTCCTGATCGACAACGGTATCCACGCCGTCGTCGGCACCACCGGATTCACCGATGAGCGACTGTCCCAGGTGCAGGCCTGGATCGACGATGCGGACAACGGCGTCGGTGTGCTGATCGCCCCGAACTTCGCGATCGGCGCGATCCTGTCGATGTACTTCGCGGAGAAGGCGGCGCCGTACTTCGACTCGGTGGAGATCGTCGAACTGCATCATCCGTACAAGGCCGACGCGCCGTCGGGGACGGCGGGACGTACGGCCGGGCTCGTCGCGCAGGCCCGGGCCAAGGCCGGCAGTGCCCCGATGCCCGATGCCACGTCGACCGGGCTCGAGGGTGCCCGCGGGGCCGACGTCGACGGGGTGCGCGTGCACTCGGTACGACTCGCCGGACTCGTCGCGCACCAGGAAGTGCTGCTCGGCACGCAGGGGGAGACGCTCACCATCCGGCACGACTCCATCGACCGCACGTCGTTCGTGCCCGGCGTGCTCCTGGGCGTCCGCGAGATCGGCACCCATCCCGGTCTGACCGTGGGCCTCGACCGATTCATGGACCTGTAG
- a CDS encoding amidase: MNLDEYLSYDATGLAELVATGEVTPAELLDLARQRLAAVNPALNAVVIETAENADVQVAGDLTGPFAGVPFLIKDLSQEYRGYPTTGGCKALRNDIATENALVTDRFLDAGLVIFGKTNTPELGSKGITESQLWGPARNPWDTTRTPGGSSGGSAAAVAAGVVPAAGANDGGGSIRIPAATTGLVGLKPSRGLVPYGPQTGEPMFGMAVEGVVSRTVRDTARLLDTIVGADPAADYLAQFPPEPFAARLAERPGPRRIGYSAHSAIRGEPTPSARRAMEETAQLLTDLGHHVEEVPPPYDDKALAGTFLTIWFAQLAGQVAEIKERTGAGDGDFEADTLAMVELGRANGAVGLLRALGEITGYTRAMTTFYESYDLFMTPTLAEEPIKVGSLETPAPLRAGARLAHRLHGGRLLTATGVIEQMIDDNLGWVPYTQMANLTGRPAITVPIHWTPAGLPLGVQFNGPLGADGALLRFAAQLEEAAPWIDRFPAQPA; encoded by the coding sequence ATGAACCTCGACGAATACCTGTCTTACGACGCCACCGGACTCGCTGAACTGGTCGCCACCGGCGAGGTGACGCCCGCCGAACTCCTAGACCTCGCCCGGCAGCGACTCGCCGCGGTGAATCCCGCTCTCAACGCCGTGGTGATCGAGACCGCCGAGAACGCCGACGTCCAGGTGGCCGGCGACCTCACCGGACCGTTCGCCGGGGTGCCGTTCCTGATCAAAGACCTGTCGCAGGAGTACCGCGGCTACCCGACCACCGGCGGCTGCAAGGCTCTGCGCAACGACATCGCGACGGAGAACGCGCTGGTCACCGACCGCTTCCTGGATGCGGGGCTGGTGATCTTCGGCAAGACCAACACCCCCGAACTCGGTTCCAAGGGGATCACCGAGTCGCAGCTGTGGGGGCCGGCGCGCAACCCCTGGGACACCACGAGGACGCCCGGCGGCTCGTCGGGCGGTTCGGCCGCCGCGGTGGCCGCGGGAGTGGTTCCGGCCGCGGGCGCCAACGACGGCGGGGGATCGATCCGTATTCCGGCCGCCACCACCGGCCTGGTGGGACTCAAGCCGAGCCGCGGTCTGGTGCCTTACGGGCCGCAGACCGGTGAGCCGATGTTCGGAATGGCCGTGGAGGGTGTCGTCTCGCGGACCGTGCGCGACACCGCCCGCCTGCTCGACACCATCGTCGGCGCCGATCCGGCCGCGGACTATCTCGCCCAGTTCCCGCCGGAGCCCTTCGCCGCCCGGCTGGCGGAGCGGCCGGGCCCGCGCCGCATCGGGTATTCCGCGCACTCGGCCATTCGCGGCGAGCCGACACCGTCGGCGCGGCGGGCGATGGAGGAGACCGCGCAGCTGCTCACCGACCTCGGTCATCATGTCGAGGAGGTGCCGCCGCCGTACGACGACAAGGCGCTGGCCGGGACCTTCCTGACGATCTGGTTCGCGCAACTCGCCGGTCAGGTGGCCGAGATCAAGGAGCGCACCGGTGCCGGTGACGGCGACTTCGAGGCCGACACCCTCGCGATGGTCGAACTGGGCCGGGCGAACGGCGCGGTCGGGCTGCTGCGGGCGCTCGGCGAGATCACCGGGTACACGCGGGCGATGACGACGTTCTACGAGAGCTACGACCTGTTCATGACGCCGACGCTCGCCGAGGAGCCGATCAAGGTCGGCTCCCTCGAGACTCCGGCGCCGTTGCGGGCAGGCGCCCGTCTGGCGCATCGGCTGCACGGCGGCCGGCTGCTCACCGCCACCGGTGTGATCGAGCAGATGATCGACGACAACCTCGGCTGGGTGCCCTACACCCAGATGGCGAACCTCACCGGCCGCCCGGCCATCACCGTCCCGATCCACTGGACCCCCGCGGGCCTGCCGCTGGGCGTGCAGTTCAACGGGCCTCTCGGCGCGGACGGTGCGCTTCTGCGATTCGCGGCTCAGCTGGAGGAGGCGGCACCCTGGATCGACCGGTTCCCGGCCCAGCCCGCCTGA
- a CDS encoding MFS transporter — protein sequence MNIPDPDVRPRAGTPVNPIVIVITLGVSSLFVSLMQSLVLPIQLELPGLLNTSPANASWVLTATLLGGAVAMPVAGRLADIFGKKPVLVALSVVLLVGSLICALSDTLAPMLVGRVLQGMAMGYIPVAISFVREVTPLHLVNTAVASISAMLGVGGALGLPLAAWLADGRDWHILFWVSLGFAAVMVVLSLLFLPHVHDAQDAHLDWLGAIGLAIGLVAFLVGISKGQDWGWTSATTLGAIFGGLAVLVLWGVFETRLDDPLVDLRTMARRPVLMTNLAAVLIGFGMMAQAIVVPQLLEMPEATGYGLGRSILQAGLWMAPSGLMMLLFAPVSSKLLSTIGGRLTLTLSGLVLAVGYVLAIFLTGAPWQLLIATCVGFAGVGIGYAAMPTLILENVPPAEAGASVGVNGLARSIGTTVSGAVMAVVMTSRTMDLGGHEVPTLGSFQLCFIVGAVAAAIGAVLAAFVYPLRGRRLAPQELQDAVTAA from the coding sequence GTGAACATCCCCGACCCAGACGTGCGGCCACGAGCCGGCACGCCGGTGAACCCCATCGTCATCGTGATCACGCTCGGTGTGTCCAGCCTGTTCGTCTCGCTGATGCAGTCGCTGGTGCTCCCCATCCAGCTCGAGCTCCCCGGCCTCCTGAACACCAGCCCGGCCAACGCCTCCTGGGTGCTGACGGCGACACTGCTCGGCGGTGCCGTGGCGATGCCGGTGGCCGGCCGCCTCGCCGACATCTTCGGCAAGAAGCCGGTCCTGGTCGCGCTGAGCGTCGTACTGCTGGTCGGCTCCCTGATCTGTGCGCTCTCGGACACGCTCGCCCCGATGCTCGTCGGGCGGGTCCTGCAGGGGATGGCGATGGGCTACATCCCGGTCGCGATCAGCTTCGTTCGCGAGGTGACCCCGCTCCACCTGGTGAACACCGCGGTCGCGTCGATCAGCGCCATGCTCGGCGTCGGCGGCGCACTCGGCCTCCCGCTGGCCGCCTGGCTGGCCGATGGCCGCGACTGGCACATCCTGTTCTGGGTCTCGCTGGGCTTCGCCGCGGTGATGGTCGTCCTGTCGCTGCTCTTCCTGCCACACGTGCACGACGCGCAGGACGCGCATCTCGACTGGCTCGGCGCCATCGGCCTCGCCATCGGTCTCGTCGCCTTCCTGGTCGGCATCTCCAAGGGGCAGGACTGGGGCTGGACGTCGGCGACCACGCTCGGCGCGATCTTCGGAGGTCTGGCGGTGCTGGTGCTCTGGGGCGTGTTCGAGACGCGCCTCGACGATCCGCTGGTCGACCTGCGGACCATGGCGCGCCGGCCGGTCCTGATGACCAACCTCGCCGCCGTTCTCATCGGGTTCGGCATGATGGCGCAGGCCATCGTCGTGCCGCAACTCCTCGAAATGCCCGAGGCCACCGGATACGGTCTCGGCCGGAGCATTCTGCAGGCGGGCCTCTGGATGGCGCCGAGCGGCCTGATGATGCTGCTGTTCGCTCCCGTGTCGAGCAAGTTGCTGTCGACCATCGGCGGACGTCTCACGCTCACCCTGAGCGGACTGGTCCTCGCCGTCGGCTACGTACTCGCGATCTTCCTCACCGGCGCCCCGTGGCAGTTGCTGATCGCCACCTGCGTCGGCTTCGCCGGCGTGGGCATCGGCTACGCCGCCATGCCGACCCTGATCCTGGAGAACGTGCCGCCGGCCGAAGCCGGAGCGAGCGTCGGCGTCAACGGCCTGGCCCGGTCCATCGGCACCACCGTCTCCGGTGCGGTGATGGCCGTCGTGATGACCAGCCGGACCATGGATCTCGGCGGCCACGAGGTGCCGACCCTCGGCAGCTTCCAGCTGTGCTTCATCGTCGGTGCGGTGGCGGCAGCGATCGGCGCCGTCCTGGCGGCCTTCGTCTATCCGCTGCGCGGCCGCCGACTCGCTCCCCAGGAACTCCAGGACGCCGTCACCGCCGCCTGA
- a CDS encoding TIGR03086 family metal-binding protein: MNDADRTLDDAEALWAAALSSAGAGTLSAPSGCGEWSNRELIDHVIGGADRYRMLIEGASAGDTAVTRGRDYIGDDPVAAFWRYERALRAAASSADLGLPVDHRAGPRSGTELMTMRVMELTLHAQDLCVGLGIPWAPPERLCEYLLTEAAPVIDGLRGLGLFAAATAPRSATPADRLLAFTGRS, from the coding sequence ATGAATGATGCCGACCGGACACTCGACGACGCCGAGGCCCTCTGGGCCGCAGCGCTGTCGAGTGCCGGTGCCGGCACCCTCTCGGCGCCGAGCGGCTGCGGCGAGTGGAGCAACCGCGAGTTGATCGACCACGTGATCGGCGGCGCCGACCGGTACCGGATGCTGATCGAGGGCGCCTCCGCCGGCGACACCGCGGTCACCCGGGGCCGGGACTACATCGGCGACGATCCGGTCGCGGCGTTCTGGCGATACGAGCGCGCTCTGCGCGCCGCGGCCTCGTCGGCCGATCTCGGCCTGCCGGTGGACCATCGCGCCGGGCCTCGGTCCGGCACGGAACTGATGACGATGCGCGTCATGGAGCTGACGCTGCACGCGCAGGATCTGTGCGTGGGTCTCGGGATTCCGTGGGCGCCGCCGGAGCGGCTCTGCGAGTATCTGCTGACCGAGGCCGCGCCGGTGATCGACGGCCTGCGCGGACTCGGTCTGTTCGCCGCCGCGACGGCACCCCGATCCGCGACGCCCGCGGATCGGCTGCTCGCTTTCACCGGGAGGTCGTGA
- a CDS encoding MarR family winged helix-turn-helix transcriptional regulator: MSESTQISGEYDYRGLGDEPSLRMAKALTRLEGFRRHRPRDGGLGAADMRLLWLLVESGPQTLAEVTSALGLERSTVNRQVNAAVAAGLLGKERIAASSAYRVFLTADGYRAFGEGARRVLASIGETLADMGEDDSTRLLELTERFVDAYGRRIGGELEG, from the coding sequence GTGAGCGAGAGCACGCAGATTTCCGGCGAATACGACTATCGCGGCCTCGGCGACGAGCCGAGCCTCCGGATGGCGAAGGCACTCACACGCCTCGAGGGCTTCCGGCGTCATCGGCCCCGCGACGGCGGGCTCGGTGCCGCGGACATGCGCCTGTTGTGGCTCCTGGTGGAATCCGGCCCGCAGACGCTCGCCGAGGTGACCTCGGCGCTCGGTCTGGAGCGGTCGACGGTGAACCGCCAGGTCAATGCGGCGGTCGCGGCGGGTCTGCTGGGGAAGGAGCGCATCGCGGCGTCCAGCGCGTACCGGGTGTTCCTCACCGCGGACGGCTATCGCGCCTTCGGCGAGGGTGCCCGCCGGGTCCTCGCGTCGATCGGCGAGACGCTCGCCGACATGGGGGAGGACGACTCGACGCGCCTGCTCGAACTGACCGAACGCTTCGTCGACGCCTATGGGCGCCGGATCGGTGGTGAACTAGAGGGATGA
- a CDS encoding NAD(P)H-binding protein translates to MAHITVLGGTGYAGRHLVAAAASRGHSVTSYSRSQPSSPVAGVDYRTGDLTDPAVLAAATQGADVVVSALSPRGELEGPGVLRALEQTIADAAATAGVRFGVIGGAGSLLVAPDGPRVADTPDFPAEIKPEAQEMAGVLDDLRASDSGVDWFYVSPAGGFGPWAEGEATGTYRIGGDVLLVDDAGQSNISGADFADAVVREIETPAHRGSRFTVAY, encoded by the coding sequence ATGGCGCACATCACCGTTCTGGGCGGCACCGGCTACGCGGGCCGCCACCTCGTCGCGGCCGCCGCGAGCCGGGGACACTCGGTGACCTCGTACAGCCGCTCGCAGCCGTCGTCGCCGGTCGCCGGTGTCGACTACCGTACCGGCGATCTGACCGATCCGGCCGTCCTCGCCGCGGCCACGCAGGGGGCCGATGTCGTCGTCTCGGCGCTCTCCCCGCGCGGTGAACTGGAAGGACCCGGCGTGCTGCGCGCGCTGGAACAGACGATCGCCGATGCGGCGGCGACGGCAGGCGTGCGCTTCGGGGTCATCGGCGGCGCGGGCTCCCTGCTCGTCGCGCCGGACGGCCCGCGCGTCGCCGACACCCCGGACTTCCCGGCGGAGATCAAGCCGGAGGCGCAGGAGATGGCCGGCGTACTCGACGATCTGCGCGCGAGCGACTCGGGAGTGGACTGGTTCTACGTGAGCCCGGCCGGCGGCTTCGGGCCCTGGGCCGAGGGCGAGGCCACCGGTACCTATCGCATCGGCGGCGATGTGCTGCTGGTCGACGACGCCGGTCAGTCGAACATCTCCGGCGCCGACTTCGCGGACGCGGTCGTGCGCGAGATCGAGACGCCGGCGCACCGCGGCTCCCGGTTCACGGTGGCCTACTGA
- a CDS encoding thymidylate synthase gives MSTRIPTPYEDLLRQVMSTGTPKADRTGTGTRSIFGAQLRYDLAEGFPLITTKRVHLKSIVYELLWFLRGDSNVRWLQEHGVTIWDEWADADGDLGPVYGVQWRSWPTPSGAHVDQIQAALDLLTSDPDSRRNLVSAWNVGEIPQMALPPCHAFFQFYVADGKLSCQLYQRSADLFLGVPFNIASYALLTHMMAQQAGLGVGEFIWTGGDCHVYDNHVEQVREQLARDPYPYPELELRQADSIFDYTYDDVRVVGYESHPAIKAPVAV, from the coding sequence GTGAGCACGAGGATCCCGACCCCGTACGAGGACCTGCTGCGGCAGGTGATGTCGACCGGCACGCCGAAGGCCGACCGGACGGGGACCGGGACCCGCAGCATCTTCGGCGCGCAGCTCCGGTACGACCTTGCCGAGGGCTTCCCGCTGATCACCACCAAGCGTGTCCATCTCAAGTCGATCGTCTACGAGCTGCTGTGGTTCCTGCGCGGTGACTCCAACGTGCGGTGGCTTCAGGAGCATGGTGTCACCATCTGGGACGAGTGGGCCGACGCCGACGGCGACCTCGGCCCCGTCTACGGGGTCCAATGGCGCAGTTGGCCGACGCCCTCGGGCGCGCACGTCGACCAGATCCAGGCGGCGCTCGATCTGCTGACATCCGATCCGGACTCGCGGCGCAACCTCGTCTCGGCGTGGAACGTCGGCGAGATCCCGCAGATGGCGCTGCCGCCGTGCCACGCGTTCTTCCAGTTCTACGTCGCGGACGGCAAACTCAGCTGCCAGCTGTATCAGCGCAGCGCCGACCTGTTTCTCGGGGTGCCGTTCAACATCGCGTCGTACGCGCTGCTCACCCACATGATGGCGCAGCAGGCCGGGCTCGGTGTCGGTGAGTTCATCTGGACCGGTGGCGACTGCCACGTCTACGACAACCACGTCGAGCAGGTCCGCGAACAACTCGCACGTGACCCCTACCCGTATCCGGAACTCGAACTGCGGCAGGCGGATTCGATCTTCGACTACACCTACGACGACGTCCGCGTCGTCGGCTACGAGTCGCACCCGGCGATCAAGGCGCCGGTCGCGGTCTGA
- a CDS encoding dihydrofolate reductase, with product MDITLVWAQDRAGAIGRRGAIPWRVPEDMAHFREVTGTGAVIMGRKTWESLPERFRPLPGRRNIVLTRSGAFTADGAEVATDLEAALELVGRVAAVIGGGEIYRAAMAHATRLHVTEIGMLVDSADAFAPEVDLDTWEQARVSDWRHSRTGTLYRFLEYRRIDYTAR from the coding sequence GTGGACATCACGCTGGTCTGGGCGCAGGATCGCGCCGGCGCGATCGGGCGCCGGGGCGCCATTCCGTGGCGGGTGCCCGAGGACATGGCTCACTTCCGCGAGGTCACCGGCACGGGTGCGGTGATCATGGGGCGCAAGACCTGGGAGTCGTTGCCGGAGCGTTTCCGGCCGCTGCCGGGGCGACGGAACATCGTGCTGACCCGCTCGGGTGCCTTCACCGCCGACGGCGCGGAGGTGGCGACCGATCTCGAAGCCGCGCTCGAGCTGGTCGGACGGGTCGCGGCGGTGATCGGCGGAGGCGAGATCTATCGCGCCGCCATGGCGCACGCCACGCGACTGCACGTCACGGAAATCGGGATGCTGGTCGACAGCGCCGATGCCTTCGCTCCCGAGGTCGACCTCGACACCTGGGAGCAGGCCCGGGTGAGCGACTGGCGACACTCGCGGACCGGCACGCTCTACCGCTTCCTCGAGTACCGGCGGATCGACTACACCGCCCGGTGA
- a CDS encoding helix-turn-helix domain-containing protein, which translates to MTGAPTAPNPYDRNCPTRDILDRIGDRWTVLIIGTLSDGPRRFSQIAHRIDGISQKMLTQTLRGLERDGLLTRTQYPEIPPRVEYELTPLGHSLRAPLHELELWANTHIGEILDAREQAARTGS; encoded by the coding sequence ATGACCGGCGCACCGACGGCCCCGAACCCGTACGACCGCAACTGCCCGACGCGCGACATCCTCGACCGGATCGGCGACCGCTGGACCGTGCTGATCATCGGGACGCTCAGCGACGGCCCTCGCCGTTTCAGCCAGATCGCCCACCGCATCGACGGCATCTCCCAGAAGATGCTCACCCAGACGCTGCGCGGCCTGGAGCGCGACGGCCTCCTCACCCGCACCCAGTACCCGGAGATCCCGCCGCGCGTGGAATACGAACTCACCCCCCTGGGCCATTCGCTGCGCGCACCGCTGCACGAGCTCGAACTCTGGGCCAACACGCACATCGGCGAGATCCTCGACGCCCGCGAGCAGGCCGCGCGCACCGGATCCTGA
- a CDS encoding NADH-quinone oxidoreductase subunit K: protein MADQRRAKQKDARPIVLMIGFMVFAIGVYLVLLSRSAVRLIQTGGAVGIGLGVGVFILPVIGVWIVVRTLQAGIEHQRMAAAVADAGRDLNVDDLPRRPSGRIERDAADELFAQVKIEWEADPSDWMSSYRIARAYDYAGDRKRAREMMSRAAEGYRAAKAAGGLAETREHE, encoded by the coding sequence ATGGCGGATCAGCGGAGGGCGAAGCAGAAGGATGCCCGGCCGATCGTCCTGATGATCGGATTCATGGTCTTCGCGATCGGCGTCTACCTGGTGCTGCTCAGCCGGTCCGCGGTGCGGCTCATCCAGACCGGCGGCGCGGTGGGCATCGGCCTGGGCGTCGGTGTCTTCATCCTGCCGGTGATCGGCGTCTGGATCGTCGTGCGCACACTGCAGGCCGGGATCGAGCACCAGCGGATGGCCGCGGCGGTGGCCGACGCCGGGCGCGACCTGAACGTCGACGACCTGCCCCGCCGGCCGTCCGGCCGGATCGAGCGGGACGCCGCGGACGAGCTGTTCGCGCAGGTCAAGATCGAATGGGAGGCCGACCCCTCGGACTGGATGAGCTCCTACCGGATCGCTCGCGCCTACGACTACGCCGGCGACCGCAAACGGGCCCGCGAGATGATGTCGCGCGCCGCGGAGGGATACCGGGCCGCGAAGGCGGCCGGAGGACTCGCGGAGACACGCGAGCATGAATGA